The Leucoraja erinacea ecotype New England chromosome 22, Leri_hhj_1, whole genome shotgun sequence genome includes a region encoding these proteins:
- the LOC129707768 gene encoding putative interleukin-17 receptor E-like, whose protein sequence is MHCYRSHNLNCLLATLGLLISCSQGVEYITTCGLRCSQGLQCRSKHVATRYHESGCHQQPSSMPSNIFEDLKILTVLKCMKERQCSLFLKVKGTLILNEHIRGVEICSSSTNYFQTQCITVKFNKQNYKEFIAQPVFVEYDCFSTSIAERSSVTIRTIPYYCGVDLQQEHRVEDCTDKDIGRNIPTCRVGKLDYVIEKKRKTLSVQVSDFLEDHAYHVRLCLKWLVCEDLRTSALIEVEDPKTVTLSYSHILPCLCIEGWSALPDATRIQVCPFKNYTEELWNDITYNHILQELAWKLSCPVDVDVTLCSMDENNEHCIDLQDSLYKAPFQVKKLN, encoded by the exons ATGCACTGTTACAGAAGTCATAATCTCAATTGTCTCTTAGCTACCTTAGGGTTGCTCATATCTTGTTCTCAAGGTGTGGAATACATCACTACATGTGGACTCAGGTGTTCTCAG GGTCTACAATGTAGAAGCAAACATGTGGCTACTC GTTACCATGAGAGTGGCTGTCACCAACAACCATCATCAATGCCCTCAAACATTTTTGAGGACCTCAAAATATTGACAGTGTTGAAATGCATGAAGGAAAGACAATGTTCCCTATTTCTGAAGGTTAAAGGGACATTGATACTCAATG aacACATCCGTGGTGTGGAGATATGCTCTTCTTCGACGAACTACTTTCAAACCCAATGTATAACTGTGAAATTCAATAAACAGAATTATAAGGAGTTCATTGCACAACCT GTGTTTGTTGAGTATGATTGCTTCAGTACTTCAATTGCTGAGCGTAGTTCTGTCACCATTCGAACAATCCCTTACTATTGTGGTGTTGATCTACAACAAGAGCATCGAGTAGAAG ATTGTACAGATAAAGATATTGGACGAAATATCCCAACTTGCAGAG TTGGTAAATTGGACTATGTTATTGAAAAAAAACGGAAGACATTATCAGTCCAAGTCTCAGACTTCCTTGAAGATCATGCCTACCATGTCCGTTTATGCCTCAAATGGTTGGTGTGTGAAGATTTGAGAACAAGTGCATTG ATTGAGGTAGAAGACCCCAAAACTGTCACTTTATCATACTCACACATCTTGCCCTGCCTGTGCATTGAG GGCTGGTCAGCACTTCCTGATGCTACGAGGATCCAAGTTTGTCCATTTAAAAACT ATACGGAGGAACTCTGGAATGACATAACATACAATCACATATTGCAGGAGTTGGCATGGAAACTATCCTGCCCTGTTGATGTTGATGTAACTCTCTGCTCGATGGATGAAAACAATGAGCATTGCATCGATCTACAGGACTCACTCTACAAAGCACCGTTCCAGGTAAAGAAATTAAATTAG